Proteins found in one Perca fluviatilis chromosome 9, GENO_Pfluv_1.0, whole genome shotgun sequence genomic segment:
- the her6 gene encoding hairy-related 6 — MPADMMEKTSSSPVAATPASMNTTPDKPKTASEHRKSSKPIMEKRRRARINESLGQLKTLILDALKKDSSRHSKLEKADILEMTVKHLRNLQRAQMTAALNTDPTVLGKYRAGFSECMNEVTRFLSTCEGVNTEVRTRLLGHLASCMTQINAMNYPSQHQHQHQLPSTAGPTHPSFGQSMVQIPSSSPQVLPMNPVSCKGGSSPANLPSDATKVYGGFQIVPATDGQFAFLIPNAAFAPNGPVIPVYANNVGTPLPLPAAVSPGAPSGNSDSVWRPW, encoded by the exons ATGCCTGCCGATATGATGGAAAAAACCTCCTCCTCTCCGGTTGCTGCAACCCCGGCAAGCATGAACACAACTCCCGATAAACCCAAGACAGCCTCTGAGCACAGAAAG tcaTCCAAGCCAATTATGGAAAAGAGGAGAAGAGCCAGAATCAACGAGAGCTTGGGGCAGCTGAAAACTCTCATCCTGGATGCGCTCAAAAAAGAT AGCTCCAGACACTCTAAACTGGAGAAGGCGGACATCCTGGAGATGACGGTGAAGCATCTCCGGAACCTCCAGAGGGCTCAAATGACCG ctgcCCTGAACACCGACCCCACTGTCTTGGGAAAATATCGTGCCGGTTTCAGCGAGTGCATGAATGAAGTCACTCGGTTCCTGTCTACCTGCGAAGGTGTCAACACCGAGGTCAGGACGCGGCTCCTCGGCCACTTGGCCAGCTGTATGACCCAGATCAACGCGATGAACTACCCCAGCCAGCATCAGCACCAACACCAGCTCCCCTCCACCGCCGGACCAACCCACCCCTCCTTTGGCCAGTCCATGGTGCAGATCCCCAGCTCATCCCCACAGGTCCTGCCCATGAACCCGGTGTCCTGTAAAGGAGGCTCGTCGCCTGCTAATTTACCATCAGACGCCACCAAAGTGTACGGCGGTTTCCAGATCGTGCCTGCCACAGACGGACAGTTTGCATTCCTCATACCTAATGCAGCGTTTGCTCCAAACGGCCCCGTTATCCCCGTTTACGCCAATAACGTCGGCACACCGCTCCCTCTACCGGCTGCGGTTTCCCCGGGAGCCCCGTCAGGCAACTCGGACTCAGTGTGGCGACCCTGGTGA